The following are from one region of the Synergistaceae bacterium genome:
- a CDS encoding transporter substrate-binding domain-containing protein: MKKFFVLCLIVLAACPVWAADSENLEVGFLTRLKTNPDEFYKIVKESWTTRGWAILGGDHALSTAKFYDSLSEMQLAVDRNDIEEMILPDFVAEYLIKTNKKYTVSCVSKSGTMSLCFGFMKDNQELANKWNAALRSMRADWVLMNLVQKYIKDFNAYDPQYNYLYGNNSKKEREKFAVKFEHFPGAPLIRVAVTGDLPPVDYIDANGHPAGFNEAVLAEIGRRLRVNILPVQFSSGARAAALVSGRVEVVFWFEVDRSVQAQYDIPDGIILSDSYFDWDTFLHVRLDED; this comes from the coding sequence ATGAAGAAATTTTTTGTGTTATGCTTGATTGTGTTAGCGGCCTGTCCTGTATGGGCTGCTGACTCTGAAAATTTAGAAGTTGGATTCTTGACGCGCTTAAAGACTAATCCCGACGAGTTCTACAAAATCGTAAAAGAGTCATGGACAACTAGAGGCTGGGCGATTCTCGGCGGTGATCACGCATTAAGTACAGCAAAATTTTATGACTCTCTCTCTGAAATGCAATTAGCAGTAGACCGCAATGACATTGAAGAAATGATTTTGCCTGATTTTGTAGCGGAATACTTAATCAAGACGAACAAAAAATATACTGTCTCGTGCGTCTCAAAGTCGGGGACAATGAGTCTATGCTTTGGGTTCATGAAGGATAATCAAGAGCTCGCTAATAAATGGAATGCTGCTTTACGTTCAATGAGGGCCGACTGGGTATTAATGAATCTCGTGCAGAAGTACATAAAAGATTTCAACGCCTATGACCCGCAATATAATTATCTTTACGGCAATAACTCAAAGAAGGAGCGCGAAAAATTTGCGGTAAAGTTCGAGCATTTTCCCGGAGCGCCGTTAATAAGAGTCGCAGTAACAGGAGATTTGCCCCCAGTTGATTACATTGACGCAAACGGACACCCGGCAGGCTTTAATGAGGCAGTGCTCGCAGAAATCGGCAGACGTTTACGAGTGAATATTTTGCCGGTACAGTTCAGCTCAGGGGCAAGGGCAGCGGCTCTTGTTTCGGGACGTGTTGAAGTAGTTTTCTGGTTTGAAGTCGATAGAAGCGTTCAGGCTCAATACGATATACCCGACGGAATAATTTTATCTGATTCATATTTTGATTGGGATACATTTTTACATGTCAGATTAGACGAGGATTAA
- a CDS encoding transporter substrate-binding domain-containing protein, translated as MKKFLCLFLLLALTAGSASALEMRVIKLGLLAKMNSTESEYANIWRKTFAPHNEILNVITKFYDTLTAMQMALDKGEIDQMILPESIAGYFLNRNKNFESALALPAPGRGLAFGFLAENKKLRDEFNKALQTLRDDWTLSAIEGLYITNSTSDPEPVKFQHFDNAETIKIAVTGDMPPIDFIAADGTPAGFNTAVLSEIAALLKKNIELVNIDSGARSAALSSGRADVVFWYEIDTAGRDKTDTPDGVILSEPYYVWNKFIHIKKIPEKVNSSSWNYRRDFLNMYRRH; from the coding sequence ATGAAAAAATTTTTATGTTTGTTTCTGCTCCTTGCTTTAACGGCGGGGAGTGCTTCAGCTCTTGAAATGCGCGTAATAAAACTTGGTCTGCTCGCGAAAATGAACAGCACCGAGTCTGAATACGCAAATATTTGGAGAAAAACTTTTGCGCCCCATAACGAAATATTGAACGTCATCACAAAATTTTATGACACTTTAACAGCTATGCAGATGGCACTAGACAAAGGCGAAATCGATCAAATGATTTTACCCGAATCTATCGCCGGTTATTTCCTGAATCGCAACAAAAATTTTGAGTCAGCTCTTGCATTGCCTGCACCGGGAAGGGGACTCGCTTTTGGTTTCCTTGCAGAAAATAAAAAGTTGCGCGACGAATTTAATAAAGCTCTTCAGACTCTCCGCGATGACTGGACATTATCAGCGATTGAAGGACTTTACATAACAAATTCAACGTCAGACCCTGAGCCGGTAAAATTTCAGCATTTCGACAACGCAGAGACGATAAAAATTGCTGTAACAGGAGACATGCCCCCGATAGATTTTATTGCGGCAGACGGGACTCCAGCGGGATTTAATACGGCTGTATTGTCGGAAATTGCGGCATTGCTGAAGAAAAATATTGAACTTGTAAATATTGATTCGGGTGCGAGAAGTGCTGCTTTATCGTCAGGGCGTGCTGATGTTGTTTTCTGGTACGAGATTGATACGGCCGGCAGAGATAAGACAGATACTCCCGACGGCGTAATTTTGTCCGAGCCTTATTATGTCTGGAACAAATTTATACACATTAAGAAGATCCCCGAAAAAGTAAATTCTTCAAGCTGGAATTATCGTCGTGATTTCTTGAACATGTACAGGAGACATTAA
- a CDS encoding transporter substrate-binding domain-containing protein, producing MKKFICAVILLLLVGQSVFAAEKNSVNAGVLTYLGTTEQEFQESLDDLRKAVAPLIPTDDEKGEWANYDRLEGFLASLVKTRRVIKFFDSLMAMEMALRAGRIDEISLPEAVALYLVNNNSNYDIYFSLNMMPSTISFGFKRGNTKLQKEFNTAINAMKKDGTLKRIESKYITDLGNSEPQPVKFENFKGAAVIKVAVTGDLPPIDFISANGTPTGYNTAILSEIGKRLKKNIRLISVDAGGRSAALSSERADVVFWYRNTEGFNTNNVKGLKGKNVNMKDSIDGVILSEPYYTWDTDLIIGRNK from the coding sequence ATGAAAAAATTTATTTGTGCAGTAATATTATTATTGCTGGTGGGTCAGTCAGTTTTTGCGGCGGAAAAAAATTCTGTCAATGCAGGTGTATTAACTTATTTGGGCACTACAGAGCAGGAATTTCAAGAGAGTCTTGACGACTTGAGAAAGGCTGTAGCTCCATTAATCCCGACTGATGACGAAAAAGGCGAGTGGGCAAACTATGACCGTTTAGAAGGTTTTCTTGCTTCGCTTGTCAAAACGCGCAGGGTAATCAAATTTTTTGACTCGTTAATGGCTATGGAAATGGCTTTACGTGCGGGAAGAATTGACGAGATTTCATTACCTGAGGCCGTAGCACTTTATCTCGTGAACAATAATTCAAATTATGATATTTATTTCTCGTTAAACATGATGCCGTCAACTATTTCATTTGGATTCAAGCGCGGGAACACGAAATTACAGAAAGAATTTAACACCGCTATTAACGCAATGAAGAAGGACGGAACATTAAAGCGTATCGAGAGCAAATATATTACAGATTTGGGAAACAGCGAGCCTCAGCCGGTAAAATTTGAAAATTTCAAGGGAGCAGCCGTTATAAAAGTTGCAGTAACGGGAGATTTGCCGCCGATAGATTTTATTTCAGCGAACGGGACTCCGACGGGCTACAACACTGCGATTTTAAGCGAAATAGGCAAGAGACTCAAGAAAAATATCAGGCTCATTAGTGTAGATGCTGGCGGAAGGTCTGCGGCTTTATCGTCAGAACGTGCTGATGTCGTTTTCTGGTATAGGAACACTGAAGGCTTTAACACTAATAACGTTAAGGGCTTGAAGGGTAAAAACGTAAACATGAAGGACTCTATTGACGGAGTAATTTTGTCCGAGCCTTATTACACTTGGGACACTGATTTAATTATAGGGAGGAATAAATAA
- a CDS encoding STAS domain-containing protein — MEKFSINTSKAGALKFSISGRLDAASSQNFLNVIMSHVGDKNDSTVIIDCRGLDYISSAGLRAMLAIHKKCNSQVVLTNVSPKIYEILEVTGFSQIFDVSVAEDNIKVSEVKELSQINGQLIGKSDGTEIFRVNSDELMKLYPAGKNLADVENEMKLTKAALLCGIPTLISYYIVHYNDRYGLVYEMPNARTVASLVNFQDWNLNQYAVNMGTALKQIHSCVPEEGIFPKTKSLVLEYLKHAASHYTKNEIEQLANLINAVPEKNTFVYGSYHAGNVFVQDDEIILLNMSGSSVGNPIFDLAEIYMIHVLESDIFAKSLTGFEPNRAKIFYDLMIRAYFDLNDIIEREYIIKIAALLDSALLPGMGNFTPVQINKFVTSARQNLFPKFTSYMNILSHAKF; from the coding sequence ATGGAAAAATTTTCAATTAATACATCAAAAGCGGGTGCATTAAAATTTTCTATTTCGGGCAGACTCGACGCGGCCAGCTCACAAAATTTCTTGAACGTCATAATGTCTCATGTAGGCGATAAGAATGACTCTACTGTAATTATCGACTGCAGGGGTCTTGATTATATTTCCAGCGCGGGACTTCGTGCAATGCTGGCCATCCATAAAAAATGTAACTCTCAGGTGGTATTAACTAATGTATCACCGAAAATTTATGAGATTCTCGAAGTAACAGGTTTCTCGCAAATTTTTGATGTATCAGTAGCTGAAGATAATATAAAAGTGTCTGAAGTTAAGGAGCTTTCACAAATTAACGGTCAATTAATCGGCAAGTCTGACGGAACAGAAATTTTCAGGGTTAATTCTGATGAGCTTATGAAATTATATCCGGCTGGGAAAAATCTTGCTGACGTGGAAAACGAGATGAAATTGACCAAAGCAGCACTCCTTTGCGGAATCCCTACGCTTATATCATATTATATAGTGCATTATAATGACAGATACGGACTTGTTTACGAGATGCCGAACGCCCGCACAGTTGCATCACTAGTAAATTTTCAGGACTGGAATCTAAATCAATACGCCGTCAATATGGGAACAGCACTCAAGCAAATTCATTCGTGCGTACCTGAAGAGGGAATTTTTCCCAAGACAAAAAGTTTAGTTCTTGAATATCTCAAGCACGCGGCCAGTCATTACACTAAGAATGAAATCGAACAGCTTGCAAATTTAATAAATGCAGTCCCGGAAAAAAATACGTTCGTTTACGGCAGTTATCATGCTGGAAATGTATTTGTTCAGGACGACGAGATAATTTTGCTTAATATGTCGGGTTCAAGTGTCGGGAATCCAATTTTTGATCTCGCAGAAATTTATATGATTCACGTATTAGAGTCAGATATATTTGCAAAATCTTTAACGGGATTCGAGCCAAACAGGGCAAAAATTTTCTATGACTTAATGATTCGCGCATACTTTGACTTGAATGACATAATAGAACGTGAATATATTATAAAGATTGCTGCGTTATTAGATTCTGCGCTTCTGCCTGGTATGGGAAATTTTACGCCGGTTCAGATAAATAAATTCGTAACAAGTGCGAGACAAAATCTATTTCCTAAATTTACAAGTTACATGAACATTTTATCTCATGCAAAATTTTAA
- a CDS encoding transporter substrate-binding domain-containing protein has protein sequence MRKILLASLLVICCAGMSFSAPIKTGMLSPVGLDENGVIEWMSKIAPLEGQPEAVDKENSIAFYENLTSLLMALNAGKVDKISLTSMCARYIAARNENLNYVDYHNNAVIGYSIAVPESKRNMLMGINLAIFDMKADGTLAKLMRKYILELGNNDPEPVTMPVIYRESTFKIAVTGDIPPMDCILSDGTPAGFNTAFLAELSKRIKKNFELVNIDTGARETALSSGRVDMLFWSRSVYNEKGDRMPYPLDNFTGVAVSEPYLLDSRAALEVKK, from the coding sequence ATGCGTAAAATTTTATTAGCTTCTCTGCTTGTAATTTGTTGTGCGGGAATGAGTTTTTCTGCGCCGATAAAAACCGGTATGCTTTCACCCGTCGGACTTGATGAGAATGGCGTAATCGAATGGATGTCGAAAATTGCGCCTCTTGAGGGTCAGCCGGAAGCCGTTGACAAAGAAAATAGTATAGCTTTCTACGAGAATTTAACGAGTCTCTTAATGGCACTCAACGCAGGAAAGGTTGACAAAATTTCTTTAACGTCAATGTGTGCACGTTACATCGCAGCCAGAAATGAAAATTTGAATTACGTAGATTATCACAATAACGCTGTAATCGGTTATTCTATTGCAGTGCCGGAGTCAAAGCGTAATATGTTAATGGGAATCAACCTTGCAATTTTTGACATGAAGGCAGACGGGACTCTTGCTAAATTAATGCGCAAATATATTCTTGAGCTCGGCAATAATGATCCTGAACCTGTTACAATGCCCGTTATTTATCGTGAAAGCACGTTCAAAATCGCAGTAACAGGAGATATTCCCCCGATGGACTGCATTTTATCTGATGGAACGCCGGCAGGATTTAACACAGCTTTTCTCGCGGAATTGAGCAAACGAATCAAGAAAAATTTTGAGCTTGTAAATATTGACACAGGAGCGCGCGAAACTGCTTTATCATCGGGTCGTGTTGATATGTTATTCTGGTCTCGTTCGGTCTATAATGAGAAGGGCGACAGAATGCCCTATCCTCTTGATAATTTCACTGGTGTAGCAGTCTCAGAGCCTTATTTGCTGGACTCACGTGCAGCATTGGAAGTGAAGAAATAA
- a CDS encoding 5'-nucleotidase C-terminal domain-containing protein, whose amino-acid sequence MRKILAFVLILAALCVPAYAANPDKDIFIIYTNDVHCGIEDHIGYAGLAYYVKQMKSLHPYVTLVDAGDAVQGATIGAISHGRYIIEIMNFLSYDIAVPGNHEFDYGWGQFMNFAKNLKCGYISCNFREISTGKLFFQPYKILQYGNVKVAYVGICTPETLVKSTPMTFMDENGKYIYDFDGADNGKKLCASIQKAADDARAAGADFVIAVGHLGEYEDVPTEWSAPFVVANTRGIDAFIDGHSHEVTPALKIKNLDGREINITQSGTKLAYIGQVVIHTDGTITTGLLDGKDPDTEKFVESIKMRYEDTLKSHLAYVSFDLLAMDDKGEWLIRNGETNLCNLVTDGALFAATETKTGRADIALINAGGMRTNVKAGEVTYNEALSVQPFGNTFGLYEISGQTILDELEHGARLYPYRSGGFLHVAGMTYTVNGKIPSPVKVDEHKRFIGIEGERRVSDVLVNGKPIDPQKKYIVVGTDFVIRGGGDGHAFKGARLVERDFIVDTDVLAHYFKHLGVVPERYRESQNRIKFVK is encoded by the coding sequence ATGCGTAAAATTTTAGCGTTTGTGTTAATTCTCGCGGCTTTGTGCGTTCCTGCATATGCTGCAAACCCTGACAAAGATATATTTATTATCTACACGAACGATGTACACTGCGGAATCGAAGATCATATCGGTTACGCCGGACTCGCTTATTACGTCAAGCAAATGAAGTCTTTGCACCCATATGTAACGCTTGTTGATGCCGGCGACGCTGTGCAGGGTGCTACGATAGGCGCAATTTCTCACGGGCGTTATATAATCGAGATAATGAATTTCTTGAGCTATGATATTGCAGTTCCCGGAAATCATGAATTTGATTACGGCTGGGGACAGTTTATGAATTTCGCAAAAAATCTCAAGTGCGGTTATATTTCGTGTAACTTCAGGGAGATTTCAACGGGAAAATTATTTTTTCAGCCGTACAAAATTTTGCAGTATGGAAATGTGAAAGTAGCTTATGTCGGAATCTGCACGCCCGAAACCCTTGTTAAATCAACGCCGATGACCTTCATGGACGAGAACGGAAAATATATTTACGATTTCGACGGTGCTGACAACGGCAAAAAATTATGTGCCTCGATTCAGAAAGCAGCCGATGACGCAAGAGCAGCCGGAGCAGATTTTGTTATAGCAGTCGGGCATTTGGGCGAGTATGAAGACGTGCCGACAGAGTGGAGCGCGCCTTTTGTTGTTGCAAATACACGCGGGATTGATGCATTTATTGACGGACATTCACACGAAGTAACGCCCGCCCTGAAAATTAAGAATCTTGACGGACGCGAGATAAATATCACTCAGTCAGGCACAAAATTAGCATATATCGGCCAAGTTGTAATTCACACTGACGGCACTATCACGACGGGATTACTTGACGGCAAAGACCCGGACACTGAAAAATTTGTTGAAAGCATTAAAATGCGCTATGAAGACACGTTAAAATCTCATTTAGCTTATGTCAGCTTTGATTTGTTAGCAATGGACGATAAAGGCGAATGGCTCATCAGGAACGGCGAGACAAATTTATGTAATCTCGTAACAGACGGGGCACTTTTCGCAGCAACTGAGACAAAAACGGGGCGCGCTGATATTGCACTAATCAACGCAGGCGGAATGCGTACAAATGTTAAAGCCGGCGAGGTTACATATAATGAGGCGTTATCAGTACAGCCCTTCGGAAATACTTTCGGATTATATGAAATTTCCGGGCAGACGATTCTTGACGAGTTAGAACACGGCGCGAGACTTTATCCCTACAGAAGCGGCGGTTTTCTTCATGTTGCGGGAATGACTTACACAGTCAACGGGAAAATTCCGAGTCCTGTAAAAGTTGACGAGCACAAAAGATTTATAGGCATTGAGGGCGAACGCAGAGTCAGTGATGTACTTGTAAACGGAAAACCCATAGATCCGCAGAAAAAATATATAGTCGTCGGAACAGATTTTGTCATTCGCGGAGGCGGGGACGGACACGCATTCAAAGGCGCAAGATTAGTAGAGCGTGATTTCATAGTAGACACTGACGTATTAGCGCACTATTTTAAGCATTTAGGAGTCGTCCCTGAACGTTACAGAGAGTCCCAAAATAGAATTAAATTTGTGAAGTAA
- a CDS encoding ATP-binding cassette domain-containing protein — protein MSLIEVKNLCKSFGSRQVLNNLSVEINEGEKIAIIGGSGCGKSVFLRSLELLEVPDSGQVFIDGSEITAKNANVNQIRRKMGMVYQKFYLFSHMNVLDNLCLAPVKLLNVPRKEAESQAMDWLSKVGLTSKAHSMPAKLSGGQQQRIAICRSLMMKPKVLLFDEPTSALDPTMVGEVLAMIRMLTKHNMTMLIVTHEMNFAREVADRVLFFADGGIYEQGTPAEIFDSPKGEKTIAFIRKLKYFTYEINTPEFDLLALHGGIHNFAEKYGIDSKLSYRLQLCCEELLYEVIAGCYENKSNPDIIISVSYSEADSSTVINLTANNAKKFNPFDIDEDSDSDNIHLGIAMLKRIADEINYRYEGDSNHIDIILGRK, from the coding sequence ATGAGCTTAATTGAAGTAAAAAATTTGTGTAAGTCATTCGGGAGTCGTCAAGTCCTAAACAATTTAAGTGTAGAGATCAACGAGGGCGAAAAAATTGCGATAATAGGCGGTTCAGGCTGCGGGAAAAGCGTTTTTCTTCGTTCTCTTGAGCTTCTCGAAGTTCCTGACAGCGGACAAGTTTTCATTGACGGCAGCGAGATAACGGCCAAGAATGCAAATGTGAATCAAATACGCCGTAAAATGGGCATGGTCTACCAGAAATTTTATTTGTTCTCACATATGAACGTGCTTGATAATTTGTGTCTTGCTCCCGTAAAATTATTGAATGTTCCGCGCAAAGAGGCCGAATCACAAGCTATGGACTGGCTGTCTAAAGTCGGTCTCACGTCAAAGGCTCACTCAATGCCCGCTAAATTATCAGGAGGACAGCAGCAGAGAATCGCAATTTGCCGTTCACTGATGATGAAGCCGAAAGTTTTATTATTTGACGAACCTACAAGCGCATTAGATCCCACTATGGTTGGTGAAGTTCTTGCGATGATTAGAATGTTGACGAAACATAATATGACGATGTTAATTGTAACTCACGAGATGAATTTTGCGCGTGAAGTTGCTGACAGAGTTTTATTTTTCGCTGACGGAGGCATTTACGAGCAGGGAACGCCCGCAGAAATTTTTGACTCGCCCAAAGGTGAGAAGACTATTGCATTTATCCGCAAGTTAAAATATTTCACGTACGAGATTAATACGCCTGAATTTGACTTGTTAGCACTTCATGGAGGCATTCACAATTTCGCGGAAAAATACGGAATCGACTCAAAACTTTCATACAGACTGCAATTATGTTGTGAGGAGCTTTTGTACGAAGTTATTGCGGGCTGCTATGAGAATAAATCAAATCCTGATATTATCATCAGCGTATCATATTCTGAGGCTGACTCGTCGACTGTCATAAATTTAACGGCCAACAACGCGAAAAAGTTTAACCCGTTCGACATTGACGAGGACAGCGACTCAGATAATATACATTTAGGGATTGCAATGTTAAAGCGGATCGCCGACGAGATAAATTACAGGTACGAGGGCGATTCGAATCACATTGATATAATTTTAGGAAGGAAGTAA
- a CDS encoding transporter substrate-binding domain-containing protein has product MRKILLAVLLVIFCEGVSFSAPARIGALTCIGLSESDVLTWTEKIAVLEGKQAGFKNENIIVFYDNLTSMLMALNAGKIDRFALPSIVAKYIAARNSKLNYIDHHHNKVMGYSLAALEPKREILTAVNRAISDMKADGTLTKLQQKYILELGNNDPEPVIIPVIDGAESLKIAITGDLPPMDCILADGTPAGFNTAFLADLSKRINKNFELVNIDTGARESALMSGKVDLLFWICSIYNDKGEIMPYPLDKLTGAVISEPYLLDSRAALEIKK; this is encoded by the coding sequence ATGCGTAAAATTTTATTAGCTGTCTTGCTTGTGATATTTTGTGAGGGAGTAAGTTTTTCTGCTCCGGCGAGAATAGGGGCTCTTACGTGCATTGGCCTTAGTGAGTCGGACGTTCTTACATGGACGGAAAAAATAGCAGTTCTTGAGGGCAAACAAGCAGGCTTCAAGAATGAAAATATTATAGTTTTCTACGATAATTTAACGTCTATGCTAATGGCACTGAACGCGGGGAAAATTGACAGATTCGCTCTGCCTTCAATAGTTGCAAAATATATTGCTGCACGTAATAGCAAATTAAATTATATCGATCATCATCATAATAAAGTAATGGGCTACTCTCTTGCAGCACTCGAACCGAAACGGGAAATATTAACAGCAGTCAACCGCGCAATTTCTGACATGAAGGCCGACGGGACTCTCACGAAATTACAGCAAAAATATATTCTCGAACTCGGCAATAATGACCCTGAACCGGTTATAATTCCTGTTATTGACGGTGCAGAATCACTCAAGATCGCTATAACAGGAGACTTGCCCCCGATGGACTGTATATTAGCTGATGGAACGCCGGCAGGATTTAACACAGCTTTTCTCGCAGATTTGAGCAAGAGAATCAACAAAAATTTTGAGCTTGTAAATATTGACACAGGAGCGCGCGAAAGTGCTTTAATGTCGGGAAAAGTTGATTTATTGTTCTGGATTTGCTCGATTTATAACGATAAAGGCGAGATAATGCCCTATCCGCTTGACAAGTTAACGGGTGCGGTGATTTCTGAGCCTTATTTGCTGGACTCACGTGCAGCACTGGAAATTAAGAAATAA
- a CDS encoding transporter substrate-binding domain-containing protein: MRKIFTALLLIALFASSSFAAGHRVGIIVKLNADAEELAKIADSQIFTRTAMSRPEIKYYPSISAMQLALKAGEIDEILLSEPVVNYMLDINPDYMINCIILLGKNFPSLVFGFNADNANLRDEVNKALAEMKNDGTLALIKAQYSEFDKSLVNPPAPVKFTKFDGAKTIKIAVTGDLPPLDYVAPDGTPEGYNVALIAEISRRLKCNVEIINIDSSARAAALASGRADVVFWLEFYRELDNQPDIPEGIIVSDPYLHLDRLYHIKLK, encoded by the coding sequence ATGCGGAAAATTTTTACTGCCCTGTTGTTAATAGCTTTATTTGCAAGTTCGTCATTTGCGGCGGGTCATCGAGTCGGAATAATCGTAAAGCTCAATGCGGACGCTGAAGAACTAGCAAAAATTGCTGACTCTCAAATATTTACACGTACAGCTATGAGCAGACCGGAAATAAAATATTATCCGTCAATTAGTGCAATGCAGTTAGCTTTGAAGGCCGGAGAGATTGACGAAATTTTATTGTCTGAACCTGTTGTTAATTATATGCTCGATATTAACCCTGACTATATGATTAATTGCATAATACTTCTGGGAAAAAATTTTCCGTCGTTAGTGTTCGGGTTTAACGCTGATAATGCAAATCTGCGCGATGAAGTAAACAAGGCACTTGCTGAAATGAAGAATGACGGGACTCTCGCACTTATTAAGGCTCAATACTCGGAATTTGACAAATCATTAGTTAATCCGCCCGCCCCTGTGAAATTCACAAAATTTGACGGTGCCAAGACAATAAAAATTGCTGTAACTGGAGACTTGCCCCCGCTCGATTACGTTGCACCCGACGGAACGCCCGAAGGATATAATGTAGCTTTAATTGCAGAAATTTCACGCAGGTTAAAATGTAACGTCGAGATCATAAATATAGACTCTAGTGCTAGGGCTGCTGCTCTTGCGTCAGGTCGTGCTGATGTAGTATTCTGGCTTGAATTTTATCGCGAACTAGACAATCAGCCTGATATACCCGAAGGAATAATTGTATCTGATCCTTATTTGCACTTGGACAGGCTTTATCACATAAAATTAAAATAG
- a CDS encoding transporter substrate-binding domain-containing protein, with the protein MKKFFAALLLIALFAGSSFAAGHRVGMLAKLCMNASDFASSVRYQYYSLENLSRPEFEYFDSINAMQLALQVRKIDEIALPEVVAEYLMTADPNYLINCTVIMKDNPMAFAFGFKSDNQALRDEFNKALAELKRDGTLITLQAQYITPRDSMMETPAPIHFTKFDGARTIKAAITGDLPPIDFAAPDGKPDGFNIALLAEIAKRLKFNVEILSIESPARASALASGRADLVFWFEIYRGLKTQPDIPEGVIVSDPYYQFDTIYHLKLAAMEGSN; encoded by the coding sequence ATGAAAAAATTTTTTGCTGCTTTATTATTAATTGCTTTATTTGCGGGTTCGTCATTTGCGGCGGGTCATCGTGTCGGAATGTTAGCAAAACTTTGCATGAATGCCTCTGATTTTGCGTCAAGTGTCCGCTATCAATATTATTCGCTGGAAAACTTGAGCAGGCCCGAATTTGAATATTTTGACTCGATTAATGCAATGCAGTTAGCTCTACAGGTTAGAAAAATTGACGAGATCGCTTTGCCTGAAGTCGTAGCAGAATATTTAATGACTGCTGATCCGAATTATTTAATTAACTGCACCGTAATAATGAAAGATAATCCGATGGCCTTTGCGTTTGGATTCAAGTCCGATAATCAAGCACTCAGGGACGAATTTAACAAGGCTCTTGCAGAACTTAAGCGCGACGGAACATTAATAACTCTTCAGGCACAATACATAACGCCGCGTGACTCAATGATGGAGACTCCTGCGCCGATTCACTTCACGAAATTTGACGGAGCAAGAACGATAAAAGCTGCTATAACGGGAGATTTGCCCCCGATAGATTTTGCTGCTCCAGACGGAAAGCCCGACGGTTTTAACATTGCTTTACTCGCGGAAATTGCCAAGAGACTAAAATTTAACGTTGAAATCTTGAGCATTGAGTCACCTGCTAGAGCTTCTGCGCTTGCGTCCGGACGTGCTGATTTAGTGTTCTGGTTCGAAATTTATCGCGGACTAAAGACTCAGCCTGATATACCAGAGGGCGTAATTGTGTCGGATCCTTATTACCAGTTTGATACGATTTATCATTTGAAATTAGCTGCTATGGAAGGTTCGAATTAA
- a CDS encoding amino acid ABC transporter permease, giving the protein MTLSEILYRILIQGGSYWTILKGLGATVEISLFSLLWGTLLGAFVCLLRMSKIKILSFCATVYIVILRGSPVLMLLMLMYYGIFARSSLEANTIAIVTFSLNVAAHVAELLRASINATDYGQVEAARTLGFSAWQSFRLVTLPQIITIAKPVYQSTVINLIQWTSVVGYVSITDLTRVINNIASRTMQPMITIIIGMLIYLALAYIVHGLFALSDYINSRKEAAAE; this is encoded by the coding sequence ATGACTCTAAGTGAAATACTTTATAGAATATTGATTCAAGGCGGTTCATACTGGACGATTCTTAAGGGTCTTGGCGCAACAGTTGAGATTTCTTTATTTTCGCTGTTATGGGGGACATTATTAGGCGCGTTTGTGTGTCTGCTGAGAATGTCCAAGATAAAAATTTTGAGTTTTTGTGCGACGGTTTATATAGTAATTTTGCGCGGATCTCCTGTCTTAATGCTGTTAATGCTGATGTATTACGGGATATTTGCGCGCAGTTCACTTGAAGCAAACACTATAGCAATCGTAACTTTTTCGCTGAATGTTGCCGCCCATGTTGCTGAATTATTGCGTGCGTCGATTAATGCAACTGATTACGGCCAAGTCGAGGCAGCTAGGACTCTGGGTTTCTCAGCGTGGCAGTCGTTCAGGCTCGTTACTCTACCGCAGATAATTACTATTGCAAAGCCCGTTTATCAGTCAACAGTTATAAATTTGATTCAATGGACAAGTGTTGTCGGTTATGTCTCGATTACTGATTTAACGCGCGTAATAAACAATATTGCGTCAAGAACAATGCAGCCTATGATTACGATTATAATCGGAATGTTGATTTATCTTGCTCTTGCTTACATAGTACACGGGTTATTTGCGCTTTCGGATTATATTAATTCACGCAAGGAGGCGGCGGCAGAATGA